tcccattcctgcttcaggaacaaatacttcaaccccgctaacaaacggtaggagttaggggggagctagaagggggccagcttcacgtaatttaaaaaattcgtgaagtactggtctagtggaagaaaggccccagccttgagatgctcatcgctccaggtgGCGTACTCCTCGTCGAGCAGCGCGCAGCTCCACTTgccctcaaggggaggtcgggcatccAGAGCACCCTACCTATCTCAATATTATGGGAAAGCATAATTTTGTTAactttcccctgggtggtgaccttcgaggcgatcctctcggcctcgaaaaatgcgTCGGGCCCCACCTGGACCTCCTTAtccacggtgggaccaaagttggggatcggggagtctgtggccacctctttccctttgctggcctgctgggaagacgagctgccagcattcttcttggatgcgctcttcttgggcgccatctggtcgcctaacggacaaagaagaaagtttagaaaaggcgacctaagcataagaaagaatctagcgtgAAGGGTTTCCTTTACGCGGGCTGAGGTAATCCCAGCCCGCGGCGAGTGAGagcacgcggttctatgaacacgcacctgtgctcccaacgagtccccgattgctcgggatccgtgtgtcaagAGGGTCAGAATAattttttccttggaaggaaagtttcgaaaggcaaaactgcctgtgaagcatgtcccctaagctacctggtttttgcaccctagaaacttgttgttccaaacaggcataaaaaaattttacccagaaaaGCACCCCAGAACTTTGTCCTATGAGTCATGTTCCTAAGCATCCTctttcctacggtcgatacccctTGGATAAAAGCCTACACACAAAATACCAGCAAAGagaaacaaaagacaaacacCCTACTGCATGCGTCTATgaagaaagtttacctaagcaagaGAGAGAAAACATTTAAGGCATGcaacaaacggaggacttacagaaatttTTTGCTGTATGAAGGGTGAAAGGAGCGTCTGGGTTGAAGCCCTGTTGGAATTGCTAGTACCGGAGTCACGGAAGAGCCCTCGTGCCTGATCCTCTGGAACATTGGGAATAGTGACCGGAAGAAggaaagggttttgagactgagaagaaagaagaagaggagaaaaatttcaaataaaagggtggctcatgcgaaaggtggccagccttatatatacgtaaaaggccaaaggatgagggCCGTTCGATTTTCTTGATGTAGGATACAAGGATCATTAcacgaaagacgaaacgacggccgaagataggctaggccatttaatgcggttctcgaaaGACGAACCGTCACCAATcatgatgctccacgtattcgataccagcgtaatgggcgggatatgaagagtccacaaagaagcctaaaagcccccactgtggccccaggtgacatcacatgccacgagcaggggattggggggcaaatgtatgccctaaatatccacaggttattagcgagctggaaaagggcttAATTCTATCaaccacgtggaagccacctacccggagctgctgttacgggtctctacctctctagctcgagatagccaaaggtttagtgagtactaaggcatcgggtcagcagtgtggacaccacgagctgagactataTCAAGCTCGGGGAACGAGCTTGAGCTGACACCTTCGactctttataaagtcaaccacgcaatgtaaacatgcatatatcagacatcacatgtctactccattcctgacttctcggacacgcagcataaacgtgcgtgttcagacaccccacgactggtttgggccatgcggcccattatcccccttacctattgattagaccacacttcattgtcaagttttaggaattaatcatgaatgtcgcagaagtgacatgatgggtaagaaggtcacgggatgacctcatttgccaacacccaggtgtcctctccctataaatatggagaccctgggagttgcaaggggttggttggttggcttctaatttgtaaagaaataccctgtaaagactatcagagagatatcaataatattaactggtggactagaaggattttaacctttgaaccacctaaaaaaaaagCATCCGCGTTAtaattttcctttgagatcattcatctattacggttcatcatttagcactattccctctccttattcatataattatccgttgccgaagaaccgcgtcaacataattaaatccttaaataaacatgcacacgataagtgtcatgatcttattaattctatctaaaccttatagtataataaatgacatctttataatcagctatataatcaaaccttatgttataattaatattcttaaactataggttaaacttaaaaaatctaTGAGTgctgctacgagtgttcaactaagtctcggcttgaaccaaaatccacagtaactatcatactataactactactactactactactatctaactagctaagtaaaattctaggactctacataaaattttgtcaatataacCAAACTTCCaccagttatatgtaattaattaattacatttgaatttggaactcatataattgGGAGCAGTTTGATTAATTTAGTAAAATTATatcaattaaatatatatatgaatataaaatacagggaaccaaatatgtacgatttcaaagtACAGGGTACTAAAaagatactttacaaaaacacaaggtaccaaattGTTACCTACCCGCTGATATATCTACTACTAATTCTACTATGTTAGTCCTTATTCCTAAGAAATCCAATGCTAGTTATCTGAAAGAATTTAGACCTACTAGTCTTTGCTCTACTTTGTATAAAATTATTTCTAGAGTTTTAGTTAATCGTCTTAAGAAAATTATGTGTAACCTAATCtctgtttctcaaatggtttttcTTCATGAGCGAATAATTTTTGATAATGTTCTAATTGCCCAAAAACTAATTCATGCCATTAATCATAGGAAAATGGGTCAGTCAGGTTGGGCGGCTCTTAAATTGGAGATGGCCAAAGCTTTTAACAGAGCCGAAAGGGGATTTCTTAGAGTATGTTATGCATGATTTTATCTTTCCTAATGCGTTTATATCTTTAATTATGACTTGTATTTCTACTGTTTCTATAAGTTTTTGCTTAAATAGTCAGGTTTTTGGTCATATTACTCCTTCTAGAGGAATTCGTCAAGGTGATCCTCTTTCTCCTTATCTCTTCCTTTTATGTTATGAAGGTTTGTCCTCAGTTTTGCGTCTAAAAGGACAAGATGGTTTATTACATGGTATTAAAATTTCTAGGAATGCTCCTTCCATATCTCATCTTTTGTTTGCAGATGATAGCACTCTTTATTCTAAAGTAGACTATGTCTCTTCTAGTGTTATTAAAGTTGCTTTAGGAATTCATCATAGAGCTTTTGGTCAGCTAATTAATCTCACTAAACCTTATGTTCTTTTTTCTCCAAATACTAATATTCACGGTTCAGAACGTTAGGTCAATATAATAAACCCTTTATTAGTAAATATTTAGGTCTTCCTCAATGTTTTGGTCAGTCTAAGAAACTTTCTTTTAACTATATTTTGGATAAGGTTAAGTCCTTTTTTGAATACTTGGAATAAGAGTTGTTTCTCTAGTTGGAAGTCTAACTTACAATAGGTTGTTGCTTTATCATCAATAGAGGTTGAGTATATGGTTGCTACAGAAGTCACTAAAGAGGCAATTTGGCTTAGAGGACTAACTGAAGAACTGGACTTTAAGTAAGATGATATCACAATGCATTGTGATAATCAAAGTGCCCCACATCTTATGAAGAACCCCATGTTCCATGAGAGGTCTAAACATATAGACATCAAGTTACACTTTATTAGAGATATAATCTTGTCTAAGAAAGTATTTGTCAAGAAGATCAACACTCATGACAATCCTGCTGATATCCTCACCAAAAGTGTTACTGCAGAAAGTTTAGACATTGTCTAAACTTATTAAGTGTTGAAAATTGCTAAGTCTCTTGTTGAGACTCATTCATTGGAATTAGAGAACAATTTTTCGATTTTGAAGGCTCTTGTAGATTTGATCAAGTGAACTAAACTAGATGGAATTTGTGAGTTTTAGATCtaaaaaaagcaaaaaaaaaaaaaaactaaaaactaaaaaatcttATACACAAGTGTTCAAAATCCATAAATTAACGTCTTAGGTCAATATTTCTTTCAATTTAAGTTTTGAAATTGATTTTtcatcattaaaataaaaaaaaaatgaaaatatagcTTCAATGAGGTGCTACAATGGTGATGAGAGGTGGGGGCATCAATGGTGTTGGCAGTTGTGGTAGTGTCGTAATGATAGAGAATGAGAGAGGGATTGAGAGAGTTTGAGAACAACTTGAAAGAGACCGAAAATGAGTTGTTAATGAGAGAGATACATTTGTTTAAAAGATAACTGGTGACATggaattataaaaaaatttcacATACTAAAAAATTACTCAATGCTAAGAAACACAAATTAGTAAGTTTTCCTAATAATATGGGTTGGAGTCGTTTTGATTTATCATGTagttttgaatttttatttatttattcaatttttttttttgtaatttatttaatattttttaagttATGTATTTTGTACTCtttacaaaacaaaaacaaaaaaagaatgtATTTAATTTATGGAACATGAAAAAGATAGGGAGGAAAGGAAGGCGGCCTTATCTACATCCATAGCTGAAATAGAGTACTGAAaatacagagagagagagagagagagagagagagaggtgaagCGAAGCGAAGAGAAGAAAGATGTTGAGCTCCATATCCATAGTCTCACCTTCAACTGTCACATTCTGTCCGAAGCTTCTCTCTCCAATCCCTAAGTCCTCCTTCTTCAATACTCTCCGAATTCAGCCCATCTGCGTTTCCCCCATTTCTACAAAGGCTTCTTCTTCGTCTGTGGTCATGATGGCCAAGAGAGATGAGGAACTCAAAGAAAtcagagccaaatccaccgaacAAATTAATGACGAGATTATTGACCTCAAGGGTGATCTTCTCATGCTTCGTCTCCAGAAATCTGCTCGGAATGAGTTCAAGGCCAGCGAGTTCCGTCGCATGCGCAAAAAGGTCTCACCTTTTCTTTCTATATAACTCTCTCGCTTCTATTTGGGTCAATGGGTTTAATCTAGTTTTGAAGCCTTATCTTTACTGTTCGGAATAATCTTTATCTCATGATTTACTGATAACATATAAGTATAACGTTACAGATTGAGCATTCGCATTTCGTGTTATACATGTACTTAGAATGTATTTGGAGGGGTTCAGTTGAAAAATCCCGTGTTAATGACATAGGCCAATGTATATGAAACCTTATGTGACGTTCTACTTTCTTTGTTACTAAAGTAATACAGAAGTATACAAGTGAGTATATGAGTGCCTAAACCATGTACAACAACACAGTGATGCCGATTTACCAAATAAAAGCTCATGACTATTATAAATAGCACAGGAGAAGATatatggtcaatttttttgagtTGTTGATGCCTAATTGTTGGGCGGTTCCATGAACAAGAGCGTTGGAAGTATGTGTAGCCTCCTTATGGACATTTGCTTGTATAGTGATGCTTTAGAAGTAAGGTAAGACTGATGTGATTCAATCTTTATTGCACAAAGATTCAAGACCTAAATCTTGTCACCTGAGGCTGAGGGTAACTTTTGGAATTATTTGATGGTAAATCAGAAGTTCTCAGCTGACATCAAATTGCTGCGCTAAGCTTGTAGTTGTGTTACTTGTTGTACATGATCTATAAATTTTTTATGTAAATGCTTTAACATTAGTTTATGTTGCATCCTGTGCGATGGCTTTTCACCATCATACATAACACACCGGACGCATCCCTATCACCTTCTCATTGAGGAGTTTAGTTAGTGTATGTTGCTTCTACTGGTTGTTCTCCAGGAAGTTCCAACTGGTATTTAGGGAAGGTGATTTGCTTTGTTGAGATATTAGATTATGTTTTTgatgtaattataattattagtattattattacttttttttggATGAGGAAATGAGTGGTCTTGTGTAGTCTTTTCTTTTTGGCCACAGAGGGTTATAACAGAAACATTACAGTGATGAAAATTTATGTTGGGTTGAAGAATAATGATCTCCTCTTGAGCTTATATGAAAATCTCTAGACTATCACTTGACATGTTAATTATACTTCCATTTACCGCTGCTTTATGGTACCATTGAATTTCTAAAGCTTATTCTGACCCTTCActagatatttatttttctactaaGTTTTTGTTTAATGGCGTACTGATTATGCAAAGGTGGTTATGTCAAATAGATTGCTCGCATGCTTACTGTCCGAAGGGAAAGAGAACTGGAGGAGGGAATAAATAAGAGATTGTCCCGAAAGCTAGACCGGCAATGGAAGAAAAGCATTGTTGTAAGACCAGCTCCATCGTTGAAGAAGTTTAGAGAGGAAGAAGCAGCTCAAAAAGCTGCGGAATCTTCTTAGACCATTTGTTTTCAGCGATTACAATGTAGAATATCAATGAGGAAAAGACCATAATAGATTCATGGTTTGTATTGTTCAAATTCCTATTCCAGACCAGTTTTGTATAAAACGTTCTGTTCTTTGGTAGCGCTAATTGATGctgtttatttttttctttcacccAACCCCAGTTGATAGTTTCCTTTGCATTTTCTATGTAAACACACTACACCAAAATGTTTCATAGAAATACGAAGTCCTTAAAAATTAAGGGAACGTGTTTGTGTGGCTGTTAGATGATGAACTATGTGTTCCCGTGCTTTCTTCATAAAGATTATCTATGTGTTGATAAGGATGTCAATTTCACCGCGTGATCCAATCTAAATGGGGCGGTTTTTCATCACTTTAAGTGGTACAGGGCACTAGGCGGGAACTCCCCGCTTAAATGGGCAGGAATAGTATTGAGTGCTCTGCCCCAACCCTACCCCGCGATTATGTATATATGTtggatatttattatatatattaatactaacaagattatttaataattattaaagaaaataaatcttATAGTTTTCTAAAATTAgttattatctatatatatatatcaacgaAAGTTTTTGAGAGGAGATGTGACACCTATAATTTTCTAAGGTTATTTTCTCTaaatttgagttttatttgtatatgttaaataataattttatttgaaaaaaataaatcattGTGAGTCATATAGTTGTAggctataaataaaatatattttttcattcaatttgatttttcaaccaattaatattttttatgggtgattgattaataaaatatttccaattaatactaatttttaatttattaaatttatatcaatattaaaagggaaatttgagaAATGATGCATGGGGTCCTATAACAAAATTATTCTAGCCTATGTGAACATAACACTTTTATGCTAGTATTCCCATTGTTTCCTAAAATGCCCCTAACATATGAAGGACCCTCACCCAAGTTCCTCATTCTAATTCCatgatcaaaataaaaataaaaaataaaaacaaggcAGCCACCAAGATTGAATTGATCCGGTCGAGCTTTTGAGGTTGTGTTTTGGAGAAGATTGAATCGTATTAAGACAAAATAACACTTTGGGTTTCGGATCTAGAGGCAAAAAAATAATGGGTAAGTATATTTTCTGTAAATGTAGTGATTAAACTTGTTTATTTACATTGCTTTAACTATTTCGAACATATTTGTGTCTgcattttggattttttttagtGTTTCACGGTCGGATTAGAACtgaactttttagggtttttttttttctgggttctttgTCTGCCTTGATGAGTATCGATGAAACTTGACATGCCTTGATTTAGGTTAGGAATGGACCCCCTCGATTAACCTCGattgtcctcgatggacctcgatagggACCCGAAGTGTCCTATAGATGACCACCTCGATTaacctcgatggacctcgatatgTAGACAAAATTTCCCATACTTGGCCACATCGATTAGCCTTGATTGTCCTCGATGAACCTCGATAGGGACCCAGAGTGTCCTATAGATGACCACCTCGATTAACCTCGATGTACCTTGATATGCAGACAAAATTTCCCATACTTGGCCACCTCGATTAGCCTCGATTGTCCTCAATGGACTTCAATAGGGACTCGAAGTGTCCTATAAATGACAACCTCGATTAACCTCGATGGTCCTCAATATGTAGACAAAATTTCCCATACTTGGTCACCTTGATTAGACTCGACGATCCTCGATGGACCTTGACAGAACTCGATTAAAATCTATGGAACTTGAtattttgtagtttttttatgttattaaatttttgaccttttttttttgtttttttgtcaaTACAGATGCAATTGTTTCTAAATTTGTTtcatacaatggtgtttgggaactggaatataaggattggatttttccaagatgctgaaaatcaagttctccCTTTGGAGAAGAGTGTGACGTACGAGGAACTGATTGAGATTTTTTATGATGAACTTggagtggataaatgtgtgtgtGACTTGTAacttgaggtcccgtacacatgcctctcacaacccttcaaacctaccgttatgaaaaatgataggcatgttcgTGCATTCATTGGCTTAGCATCGAAATCTGTTGAGAAGACGATTCCTCTGTGTGTAACATTAGTTTAGAAGGATTGTTTAGATAATGTTTCGGCCTCTCCCAGCATTAATAAAaaagttcgatttgaagagaacatttctcccccaTGTCATGATTTCACGggaactcaaagtgaggttgggACATTTGTTCCAGAGACAAATCTAGATGTTATTGTCCATGATGATATCTCTGTTAGACGTCTGCCACATGTTCCTGACACAGTAGAGTACGATCCCTATAgctacgatccttatgtcaacgaAAATCTGGTTCCTGATGCAGCAGTAGTTGATGGGCCAGATATTAGGGCAGATTTTCCAATGCAAAGTTAAGATGTTATGGTAGTTGAGAAGCATAGAAGAGAAGatcggcaaacacctgggaccaaCATTACTTATGCTTTGGAGGttgtgttcccagatgcctaCCATGGTGCTTGTTACCACCACATATGTATGAATGTGGtggaaaaattaaaaataaaccacTGTCAAGAAATCATGGGGTGTGAAACGTacgtgtaacgtcctcctaatcccggaccgttacattgtgtaatttaaatagtgctcAATTCTCTAAAtgagtaatttgtgcttaaatcgtgtaattaagaccaaccacaggtttaggtactaaaatttttagtaaaaaatcaaccatatcattaaaagagttttactttcatacatgggatcccaacatagttcaaaacggttacaaacccaaaaatgtatacaaaagccgacctaggcggaaaaatcagggtccaaccctagttccaactgataacctcggtcgtggtggacgagcatgttgcatatgtacactctgcccctgaagctctccaacacaTGGTTGGTCCagattttcctttcctttacttgcaccatttaACACCCATGAGcaaaggctcatcaagaaaatataatcatgcttataagcagtacattatcaAATCATAgattcataattagcatgcctagcagtaataaccctactcatgcatgcaatcaaTCTAGATAAGTGAAtatagagtcacactagggccTATTGCCCAATCTCTCATATAACTAGCCGTAGAGCTGCCCAAGAAAGTCTGATGCTTAACATTCTAGACAACCTTAGGGCCGTTCAAGCGTATATCTCGCTTCCGGGTTGGCTTAACCCTATCAGCCAGCATTAAccacgctattgccgccctcgaCTCCTAAGCCTAGCCTTTAAACTCTCGACTCATAAGCCAAGTCCCTTAACCTTCAACTAATAAGTCGagcttttaaccttcgactgataagtcgagtcttttaaccttaaactaataagtcgagtcttttaacctttgattgataagtcgagtctttttaaccttcgactgataagtccaGTATTTAGAACCGGCTAtgcccttgactattaagccaatcTCTTCATCAGATAACGCAGATAAATCTtcagcttataagttgagcttCCCAATCAGATATACAGACAAGCAGTTATTACATAACATAGGTAAACACAatgaatttaatatttttaataaaacattctcaacataATATTCATCCTGTACTAtaaccaggccaagccctaaacatagactggatgcagttttcttacctcaggtccgagtgcaatgtataataagaacgacccttgagcacgatcccggtcccgagcccctagcggtaacctagtcacaaccataatatagaatcccatcaataacgattgaataaaggcttctgaaccgagtcctagcctctgagacatcaaattCTACAAAATcgagtagtagaatcgatcccaagcccttaggtttgagtttttGCCACTCAAGACTTGACTTGGACAATTCTGCCTATGCGCGCTGCGGCGCCCCCTTACGGATCGCGATGCACCTCAAGTTAGAAGCCTCCCCCTGCAAAATCCCAGGGACATGCATTGTGACTCAACCCTAAAGGGTCACAGTGTGCCTATGAAAAATAGAGAACCCTAGGGCCCTGGGTTCACGCAGGTCGCAGCATCCCAAGAATATGGCCGCGacgcgaccctacgaacccaattttcccaactttttcctcaagccaatttcTACACAAATCCATCCAAATAGATCTCAAAACCATAATTTAATCCCCCAAACATCATCAACACTTTAATACCAACAAAACCCAGCCCTAAACTCACTCAAAATCATaccaaaacacaaaatcaacaccTTGAACCAcaaagaaagaagagagagagagagaggagaacgactgagagagagaagagagctgCTGAGAGTTACGTGTTGTGTTTTTTGTTTTGGTGTAGCGTACTTAGAGTTCAAGGAACTCTAAGTAAATCCTGAGGCTCAAGGTTCCAAAAATGTcctcgagggtaaaatggtcaaaattcctggaatttccctcctaatctcactaacaccAAATATATCCCCAAATATTTACTTCCATTACacgatatcccggtaatgtactaaatacccaaaataccccttgactcaccccgagtcggatatTTGGTCTCGTTGTAACTTTTTCGcttaacttgctccctaggatcgcctcgtgccaagtaacccaattatagtcacataataatgtggtctcacacatatatgcacatttattccaaatatacacataacaggccaaattatgcaAATTGCCATTCTAAGAAACGAGCCCATATACATATTAAataaacctaaacatgcatatctagacataatataatataactcacaaaaTCATATAATGAtgcacacatatatcacataaacacttattccataattaaatcacatatattacaaaattttccatcctggccccctaatcaaggccctaagccttattaggtaatttgagacattacaagataaggcttagagccttgattaggggccaggatggaaaattatggaaattatatgattatgtgatatatatgtgtgtatcattatatgattatatgagttatattataatatgacttgatatgcatgtttaggtgtattaaatatgcatgtgggccaatttctgattaaaagggcaattttctTAATTTGGCCTGTGATGAGTatatttggtatatatgtgatatatgtgtgagaccacattattatgtggatatatttgggttactcggcacgagatgatcctagggagcaagctagtgggaaagtcacaacgggaccaatacttgactcgaggGAGTGAAGGgttatattgggtatttagtacattaccgggttattgggtaatggatttgatgatatatttggagttagtgagatcgagagggaattctgggaattttgactattttaccctcaggggcgtttttgggtaccccgagcattggtatttgcttaaggttacttaagcttgaagtaacctgacagaataaataaaagaacgtacaattttttctctctctcgttctctgaTTTGGTGTTCGtgagcattttcaaaggaaactcaagttttaggacccggattcaagcaaggttagtcATAACGATTTTAGGGAATATTATAAGCTTTTTAGTCAGAGGATTTAACTGGGAAACGACTTAACTAGaagtaatctaagctttaagttttaagtttttgagtttttaagcttttgattggatttttttttcgttttgatgagtttttgaattgtttgggacttgggttttgatggttttgggcgatggagttgattgggaactttgtttttgggatttggatatgtttgggtaggtttatGGAGGGGTTTGAGATGGaaaaaatggagaaaatggctgggttcgaggtcgaaccgtgaccctgttcttgggcgtcgcgacccGTGTGAACCCAGGACTAGGAGACGTTTCTGCCTAAGAGGCGCGCTGTGACTCTtaggggcaagtcgtggcccgcgtCTCCTTCCAGCTAGGGGGAGGCTGTTTTTCTGGGAGGCACGCCGTAATCcccagggtcaagtcgcgacccgcctggttACATATGGCCACCTTAGGTTTTAATGATGGGATTtgaaacctaaaggctcgggatcgaatctactacccggtttggtagaatttgaggtctcggaggctaggacttagtccagaagcctttatttaataattttttatgggattctatatcatggttgtgactaggttatcgctaggggctcggaaccgcatcatgctcgagggtcgttatttggtaacctgtgcttggactaaaggtaagaaaattgcacctagtatgtgatgcatgtgattatggcatggccttAATGTTGAATATAATATTGATTAGAGCTTgggtctctgtaaatgtgcatgattatgattatgcttgtgattcccgaattgttgaacaggaacatgaatagggcatgaacgcctaagtatgtgcatgattatgattatgattgtgattgttgattaagcatgttgaatgctttgtatctggatattggatatatgatgaatgcatgtgagtattatataattgagaaaagcattgacttattagtcaagatcgacaatagcactgagcgctggtcgaaaagcattgacttattagtcaaggtcgacaatagcgttgagcgctggtcgaaaagcattgacttattagtcaaggttaGCAATAGCATTGAGCgctggttgtaaagcattgacttattagtcaaggatgacaatagcgcgctgagcgctagtcattatggttatgcttaaccaggagcgcatcatatgtgtaacatcccaaaaatgctaataggacTTAGTGTCTtcattagcatgccgggagggcataattggatatatgcgTGATTGATTGATTTAATTCATgagtatgtggcatgcatgatattgatggtgagaactcttcaaccaagttaagttagaaaaatagaaatgtagaaattatcaaaagaaaaaattcaaagctcta
The genomic region above belongs to Humulus lupulus chromosome 1, drHumLupu1.1, whole genome shotgun sequence and contains:
- the LOC133805491 gene encoding large ribosomal subunit protein uL29c, which gives rise to MLSSISIVSPSTVTFCPKLLSPIPKSSFFNTLRIQPICVSPISTKASSSSVVMMAKRDEELKEIRAKSTEQINDEIIDLKGDLLMLRLQKSARNEFKASEFRRMRKKIARMLTVRRERELEEGINKRLSRKLDRQWKKSIVVRPAPSLKKFREEEAAQKAAESS